In Necator americanus strain Aroian chromosome IV, whole genome shotgun sequence, the following proteins share a genomic window:
- a CDS encoding hypothetical protein (NECATOR_CHRIV.G14512.T4), translating into MSVIENTEAWQLLELLLRNSQNLAKSCKEKHSCAWSFERIQKPTVNTFSANVFLRKNFLLLCSLYRNALRISLYFVKPGEVMSDREVELKETPPAKVELKETPTAKDPPPSVTVLPAIPPKVVEGIAADIEPTQRLSSSENLPRTGRRVSSIEVVKGAPPPKRASVVVFESPDTPPPTQKGSSWWRNLVMDDDKTRAPKAPPTAPEIIIGDNQALNGSLEERHRNISTISMGDKNEPDNEFFENFTVKGETVGRT; encoded by the exons ATGAGTGTCATTGAAAACACCGAAGCATGGCAACTACTGGAATTATTATTGAGAAATTCGCAGAATCTAGCAAAAAGCTGCAAAGAAAAGCATTCTTGCG CATGGTCTTtcgaaagaattcaaaaaccTACCGTTAACACTTTCTCAGCAAATGTTTTCTTGCGGAAgaacttccttcttctttgttcACTCTATAGGAATGCTCTCCgtatttctttatatttcGTCAA ACCTGGTGAGGTAATGAGCGATCGCGAGGTCGAATTAAAGGAAACGCCACCGGCAAAAGTCGAACTGAAGGAAACGCCAACGGCAAAAGATCCACCACCGTCCGTGACAGTGTTACCGGCGATACCACCGAAAGTAGTGGAGGGAATTGCCGCTGATATCGAACCTACTCAGCGCTTAAGCTCTTCGGAAAATCTTCCACGTACAGGACGACGAGTTAGTTCGATAGAGGTCGTTAAAGGAGCTCCACCACCCAAAAGAGCTTCCGTCGTAGTGTTCGAGTCTCCAGACACACCACCGCCGACACA GAAAGGATCGTCGTGGTGGAGAAATTTGGTGATGGACGATGACAAGACCCGTGCGCCGAAGGCGCCTCCGACTGCTCCGGAAATCATCATTGGCGATAACCAAGC gcTGAATGGTTCTCTGGAAGAGCGCCATAGAAATATATCTACAATTAGTATGGGAGACA aaaatgaaCCGGATAACgagtttttcgagaatttcacGGTAAAGGGAGAAACAGTGGGTCGAACATGA
- a CDS encoding hypothetical protein (NECATOR_CHRIV.G14512.T3): MSVIENTEAWQLLELLLRNSQNLAKSCKEKHSCAWSFERIQKPTVNTFSANVFLRKNFLLLCSLYRNALRISLYFVKPGEVMSDREVELKETPPAKVELKETPTAKDPPPSVTVLPAIPPKVVEGIAADIEPTQRLSSSENLPRTGRRVSSIEVVKGAPPPKRASVVVFESPDTPPPTQKFTTVSHGVRARKQMPLRW, from the exons ATGAGTGTCATTGAAAACACCGAAGCATGGCAACTACTGGAATTATTATTGAGAAATTCGCAGAATCTAGCAAAAAGCTGCAAAGAAAAGCATTCTTGCG CATGGTCTTtcgaaagaattcaaaaaccTACCGTTAACACTTTCTCAGCAAATGTTTTCTTGCGGAAgaacttccttcttctttgttcACTCTATAGGAATGCTCTCCgtatttctttatatttcGTCAA ACCTGGTGAGGTAATGAGCGATCGCGAGGTCGAATTAAAGGAAACGCCACCGGCAAAAGTCGAACTGAAGGAAACGCCAACGGCAAAAGATCCACCACCGTCCGTGACAGTGTTACCGGCGATACCACCGAAAGTAGTGGAGGGAATTGCCGCTGATATCGAACCTACTCAGCGCTTAAGCTCTTCGGAAAATCTTCCACGTACAGGACGACGAGTTAGTTCGATAGAGGTCGTTAAAGGAGCTCCACCACCCAAAAGAGCTTCCGTCGTAGTGTTCGAGTCTCCAGACACACCACCGCCGACACA AAAGTTTACAACAGTTAGTCACGGCGTAAGGGCTCGCAAGCAGATGCCATTGAGATGGTAA
- a CDS encoding hypothetical protein (NECATOR_CHRIV.G14512.T1), translating to MVRRTRSLTRRKSRPGEVMSDREVELKETPPAKVELKETPTAKDPPPSVTVLPAIPPKVVEGIAADIEPTQRLSSSENLPRTGRRVSSIEVVKGAPPPKRASVVVFESPDTPPPTQKFTTVSHGVRARKQMPLRW from the exons ACCTGGTGAGGTAATGAGCGATCGCGAGGTCGAATTAAAGGAAACGCCACCGGCAAAAGTCGAACTGAAGGAAACGCCAACGGCAAAAGATCCACCACCGTCCGTGACAGTGTTACCGGCGATACCACCGAAAGTAGTGGAGGGAATTGCCGCTGATATCGAACCTACTCAGCGCTTAAGCTCTTCGGAAAATCTTCCACGTACAGGACGACGAGTTAGTTCGATAGAGGTCGTTAAAGGAGCTCCACCACCCAAAAGAGCTTCCGTCGTAGTGTTCGAGTCTCCAGACACACCACCGCCGACACA AAAGTTTACAACAGTTAGTCACGGCGTAAGGGCTCGCAAGCAGATGCCATTGAGATGGTAA
- a CDS encoding hypothetical protein (NECATOR_CHRIV.G14512.T5) encodes MTFHSLTSALLSTTRPELRQIHEFANYLGSIRCTGTIFKVIFFRYPQKKGSSWWRNLVMDDDKTRAPKAPPTAPEIIIGDNQALNGSLEERHRNISTISMGDKNEPDNEFFENFTVKGETVGRT; translated from the exons ATGACTTTTCATTCGCTAACGTCAGCCTTACTTTCAACCACGCGGCCAGAACTCCGACAAATCCACGAATTCGCCAATTACCTCGGTTCGATTCGATGCACTGGCACTATCttcaaagttatttttttccgatATCCGCAGAA GAAAGGATCGTCGTGGTGGAGAAATTTGGTGATGGACGATGACAAGACCCGTGCGCCGAAGGCGCCTCCGACTGCTCCGGAAATCATCATTGGCGATAACCAAGC gcTGAATGGTTCTCTGGAAGAGCGCCATAGAAATATATCTACAATTAGTATGGGAGACA aaaatgaaCCGGATAACgagtttttcgagaatttcacGGTAAAGGGAGAAACAGTGGGTCGAACATGA